A part of Methanomassiliicoccales archaeon genomic DNA contains:
- a CDS encoding KaiC domain-containing protein, which yields MERVRTGVEGLDSMLEGGVPKGETFVVMGSFGTGKTTFGLQFLNQGLSQGEKGIYISLEEDQESILSDAASHGWDLRPYIDSQKLYIVKLEPNDAKSTISRIKSELPDFIRSFGASRIVVDSISLLNMLFDTEHERRANMFNLSQMIKKAGATCLMTAEVKDDNPLASRDGLVEYVSDGVISLRYEERHDKNELQLSLRIIKMRRTKHSRRITPYQITNGGIVVHEGAEML from the coding sequence ATGGAAAGGGTCAGGACAGGAGTGGAGGGGCTGGACAGCATGCTCGAAGGGGGTGTGCCGAAGGGCGAGACCTTCGTGGTCATGGGCTCTTTCGGTACCGGAAAGACAACGTTTGGTCTCCAGTTCTTGAACCAAGGGCTTTCCCAGGGAGAAAAAGGCATCTACATCTCATTAGAGGAGGACCAGGAGTCCATCTTGTCAGATGCGGCCTCTCATGGATGGGACCTGAGACCATACATCGACTCGCAGAAACTTTACATAGTCAAGCTCGAACCCAACGACGCCAAGTCCACCATTTCCCGGATCAAGAGCGAGCTTCCCGACTTCATCAGGTCCTTCGGTGCGTCCAGGATAGTCGTCGATTCGATCTCCCTGCTAAACATGCTCTTCGACACCGAGCACGAAAGAAGGGCTAACATGTTCAACCTGTCCCAAATGATCAAAAAGGCGGGCGCCACCTGTCTGATGACGGCCGAGGTCAAGGACGACAATCCCTTGGCGTCGAGGGATGGCCTTGTGGAGTATGTATCCGATGGGGTCATATCCCTCCGTTATGAGGAGAGACATGACAAGAACGAGCTTCAGCTGTCGCTCCGCATCATCAAGATGAGGAGGACCAAGCACTCCAGAAGGATCACTCCTTACCAGATAACTAATGGCGGCATCGTTGTGCATGAGGGCGCCGAGATGCTATGA
- a CDS encoding recombinase RecA, with translation MGAPRGRIPTGVADFDSIIKGGMPPGSVVLLLGDLGAGQNEYVITSAAKLSIVKESPESATFYLGSMLREKLMPDKICYVTFSRSKEDILQEIKMSFNSDFYESFAKNVIFKDFSNSYFRQTLVPRGWTGEGASALFSNNGEENLLEGLVTYLDENAKGNMVIIDSLTDLLLSTKIEVQDLIAVLKGMQRISKKWGGVIYLLMTKDVVDEKKQRMIMDSVDGALVFEWSKVGTSSRRQRYIHVEKFMSILPHLDKERVARFATTVTAQSGLVVIDTERIA, from the coding sequence ATGGGAGCTCCACGGGGACGGATACCGACAGGCGTAGCGGATTTCGACAGCATCATCAAGGGGGGTATGCCGCCAGGCTCGGTCGTGCTGTTGCTCGGCGACCTGGGCGCAGGTCAGAACGAATATGTCATAACCTCCGCGGCAAAGCTGAGCATTGTGAAAGAATCACCGGAGAGCGCGACGTTCTACCTCGGCTCGATGCTGAGAGAGAAATTGATGCCGGACAAGATATGTTACGTCACTTTCTCAAGGTCGAAAGAGGACATCCTCCAGGAGATAAAGATGTCCTTTAACTCCGATTTCTATGAATCATTCGCCAAGAACGTCATCTTCAAGGACTTTTCCAACAGCTACTTCCGCCAGACCCTTGTACCAAGGGGATGGACGGGAGAGGGAGCGTCAGCATTGTTCAGCAATAACGGCGAAGAGAATCTCTTGGAAGGGCTCGTGACATATCTCGACGAGAATGCCAAGGGGAACATGGTGATAATAGACTCGCTCACTGACCTCCTGCTCTCGACCAAGATCGAGGTCCAAGACCTGATAGCGGTGCTCAAGGGCATGCAGAGGATATCGAAGAAGTGGGGAGGGGTCATCTATCTATTGATGACGAAGGACGTCGTTGACGAGAAAAAACAGAGGATGATAATGGACTCGGTCGACGGGGCATTGGTCTTCGAATGGAGCAAGGTCGGTACCTCATCAAGGAGGCAGCGGTACATTCACGTGGAGAAATTCATGAGCATCCTACCGCACTTGGACAAGGAACGCGTGGCGAGGTTCGCCACTACGGTGACAGCCCAGAGCGGGCTGGTCGTCATCGATACAGAGAGGATCGCGTGA
- a CDS encoding CinA family protein, with amino-acid sequence MSPEQELGRILREKRLTIAIAESVTGGLVGDIVTNVPGSSRYFEGAITTYSDGSKIKLLKVKEATLRCYGAVSEECAREMAEGVREAFGASIGISVTGIAGPTGATFGKPVGLVCFAYCNGPVCITEKKTFSGGRMDIKRAAAEHLISFALEALKED; translated from the coding sequence ATGAGTCCGGAGCAGGAATTGGGGAGGATTCTTAGAGAGAAAAGGCTGACCATCGCCATCGCAGAGAGCGTGACAGGGGGGCTCGTCGGGGACATAGTGACGAACGTCCCAGGTTCTTCGAGGTACTTCGAAGGCGCGATAACGACCTATTCCGACGGATCAAAGATCAAGCTCTTGAAGGTAAAGGAAGCCACCCTTCGATGCTATGGGGCAGTGAGCGAGGAATGCGCCAGGGAGATGGCAGAGGGCGTGAGAGAGGCATTTGGCGCATCTATCGGAATATCGGTCACGGGCATAGCTGGCCCCACCGGTGCCACCTTCGGCAAGCCCGTTGGCCTGGTGTGCTTTGCCTATTGCAACGGCCCGGTCTGCATCACAGAGAAGAAGACCTTCTCAGGAGGAAGGATGGACATCAAGAGGGCGGCGGCCGAACACTTGATCTCTTTCGCATTGGAGGCCCTAAAAGAGGATTGA